Sequence from the Tripterygium wilfordii isolate XIE 37 chromosome 10, ASM1340144v1, whole genome shotgun sequence genome:
TGGGGATATGTCGAAGAGCAAGAATTAATATGCGGAATCAACCAGAGTTTTAGGTGTTTTTATTGAAAGCGGataattttttgcatttttgttaaCGAAAACTCTGATGTTATCTTTGCGACATAAGTATTGGTCTTGTTTTGAATATTCCTTTGTGAATGGGATTTCTTAGCGACCGGCCAACTCCTGAGAATACTGCAAAGTGTCGTGTTATTCGTCCGATATCCTTGAAATGTTAATTGGTTGTGTTGTATCCAGGTGATTATGGCATGTTGAGGCAATGGAATGCTTGCAGTGTGATTTGATAATTGTCCCTTCTATTTTTTATGATGAAATTTTCATATGATAAAAGCTTCTCTCTTCATGCATCTGCTTTTGTAGAGTATTTAGATTTTGCTATAAAAGCTTCTCTCTTCATGCATCTTCCTATCAAATCATGTCTCTAATTTCTTAGTCAGAACAGGGGTTTCTTCTACTATTCATAACTATAAAAGTTAGATTAATATATCCACAGGTGAGCATTTGGATGGTTCAGTTTACCAGTGTTTGTTCCTTCTAGAGTTTCTTGTAGTTTACTGGACagaggaggaagaaggagaTTCATCAAATACGGTGACCAGCCTATAATTTCTGTACGTATGTTGCGGGTAGCTACAATGGGGTGACTTTAAGGGGGGGCATGGATGGCTTTTGCTGGCTTGCTTAATAGACACCCTAAAAATAATCTCTCTAATGGtgcaattttatttttgctGGCTTGTTTAATAGGCACTCTAAAAATAATACCATGATGCAATTTTATTGTCCCAAATTTAATGGAACAAACGTGGGCCAATGAAGTTTCTCATGCCCGATGTTTGCTTGTTTATCGGGCGCCATAACAAATTTACTCATATTTACATCAAAATATATATTGGGTCGTACCTTtatcacataaaaaataaagcTAGTAAATTTAGATCATtgtattaatatattttgttggtccgatcacattaacaaaatatatCCCAATACATTTTATTGACGCCAATAAATTTACAATATTGTGGCTGCTATAAGCTTGTGTGATTTATTGGAAATATCTGTTGCGGAGGAGCACCAGTTGAGAGCTTCATTGTCACAATTATTAATTGAAGATTTGAAGCTTTGATGTGATATATGAATTCAAGAGAAGGCTACATTGGGAATCTTGGaaagaaataattttaattgttttatgttattttaaatagattctttttatttctcattATTTATACGACTTTATTTTAATAATCCTAAAGCCTAACATAATTGCCACCGACAGAATAAACTCACCACATCACTATCAATGAAGCAGGTAACATGGAAAGTACGCTGCACCGCTCTGTATGCTATAATTTCCAAATTCTTTTTCGCACGAATTGACTCGTACATACGTGTCATCcctctttcttcaaaactttggACATTTCCCCTCTCTCTCCtccgtttctctctctaaggTCCTCTCATTACTCTCACTGCGTGCGTTTGTGGTGCCCATCTTTTCAAAATGCTCTCTATCTCCTATGGCTGTTGCTACATGCTCTCTCTTCTCTAGAAGACTCGTGAGCAGCGGTACTAGTTCTAACTTCTTCTACACTTACTCAAATCTCGATAGCATGCTTGTTCTTGCTAAATTTGAGCTGATCTCTTGCTAAATCTGTTGATCTATGGATTTGGAGCTTTATTTTCTAGTTTTTCCTTGAATTTAGTAACCCTGAAACTTACTTTAATCGAGTTTTTGATTGCGATGGATTATAAGTGAcatgagtattttttttttctggtggTTTGCTTTGGTTCTTTGCTGTTGatctctgtttggttgctgagaaagtgTAGGAAAATGAAAATGTCTGTGTATTAGAAGTGTGAAGCGTTGTTTGATTAGGATCGTGATCGAGTAGCCTTTCTAAACTATGATTCAAGCGCTGGCGTGAGCGACCATGAAACTGCCTTTTAGTGGCTCGTATTTGGTCGTTTGGTTACTTTAGGTTGCGTGTTGTTGCTAAATATTTGTTCGGAAAGGAAGGGCATTCAAGTTAAAAATGATGACGAATGCAGTACCACTATCTTCTCCTTCAGTTGTTTTCACTTGCCTCCTTCTGAATGgaaatttttaaagaaaataagaatCTGTAGATTGAGTAGCCATAGCAGATGGAAGTCAGGTTCATTTTCTTAATCATCTAGTTTGGTTGTTTATTTGGCTGCTGTTATAATAAATGAAAGAGAGAAATTAGAGTGGATACTAGAGGATGGATTCTCTTAACATAGCTAATTACTTGTGTTAGCTTCCTGTGTTCCTTATATGTTTTCTGCATGCTACATTGTTGGGAAAGTGTCACACTTGATGTCTTGATCCTTATATCACTTTCTGCATGCTGCATTGTTTGGTTTCTAAGGAAATGCAGGAAGAAAGAATATAGTGAACtttcatattttaaatatttcattttaTACCCCCGAGGACCAGGAATTTACTTATTTAAGTCTTTATCCATACTCTACCAATTAAACGCATGCGTTCTATTTTGCTGATTTCCTCTGTTTTTCAATACCTTCGCTAAGTGGTGGAATTTTTTTATTGTGGCTTATTGTAATTTCTTGGTCATTTCAGGTTTCATTCATTGAgcagcatttttttttgttgtttgaagTGTAATTGGGACTCTTTGGGGCTATAAAGGCTGGAAAAGGATCTCTTTTAAATGTTTTGGAGTCCATACAACCGAGGTATTTTAGTTATCCTGATTTTCGGAAATGATGTAATGCAAAATGTGAATTAAGCTTTTGGTGTTGTAATCTAGTCAAGAAACAAATGGAGGACAGTATCGGCAGAGGAGATTGGCAGGGTAATGTAGTTAGGCAATCATCTTTTAGGCAGGATGGCAGCTTTAAGCCCACATATTCTGGGAAATCGACTCCTAAAAATTCTCCGCCATTTCGAAGGTTGAATACAAGCCGAACTCCACGAAGAGAATTGCGTGGAAGTGGAGGTGGTGTTCACTGGTTTCGGAGCAGTAGACTGGTATATTGGTTACTTTTGATTACTCTCTGGGCTTATCTTGGGTTTTATGTCCAATCCAGGTGGGCTCATAGTGAAAAGAAGGAGGGGGATTTTCTGGGTTTTGGAggtaaaaataaagataaaatttcaaatactgaaacaaataaaagaagGGATTTGATTGCCAATTTTAGTTCTCTGGCTGTAAATAATGAgactaataataaaataaagctGGGAGATAGTAAAAGGATAGATGTCAATTTGTCCAAGAATGAGAGTGGGAACTCATCTAAACGGAAAGTAACTTCAAAGAAAAGGCGTAGAAAAACAAGGCGCTCTTTACGTAATAAGGTGAGGAGCAGACATAAGGCTGTAGAGGAAGTTGGAAGCGAGAATGCCGAGGTGGAGGAACCAGACATTCCTAAGAGTAATACCACCTATGGTTTGCTTGTTGGTCCATTTGGGTCAACAGAGGACATGATTCTTGAATGGAGTCCCGCGAAGCGGTCCGGAACCTGTGATAGGAAAGGGGCTTTTGCTCATCTTGTTTGGTCTAGGAAATTTGTCCTAATATTCCACGAACTTTCAATGACTGGAGCTCCCCTGTCAATGATGGAGTTGGCGACGGAGCTTTTGAGCTGTGGTGCCACTGTTTCTGCTGTAGTTCTTAGTAAGAAAGGGGGGTTGATGACGGAACTTTCcagaagaaaaatcaaagtgCTTGAGGACAAAGCAGACCTTAGTTTCAAAACTGCGATGAAGGCGGATCTTGTGATTGCTGGATCAGCAGTATGTGCATCATGGATTGGTAAGATCTTTTTGACGTCAGCCTTTCGTATTTGCCCTGTACTTTGAAAGTGACCATTTACCCTAAAACAAGAATGCTGGTTTTGTCCGgtctattaataaaataaatccgTTGCAGAATATGGTTTTCCACTTCATACATATATAGCTTTAAAGTGACCTATGCTAGTTTTtgggtctattgcttcttttcGAAAGTCACGTTGCTAAATTGAACGTCTTATTCCTGTTAAGGAATTGCTTGCATTGTGGTGTTTGATCATTCCGTATCTGACATTTTGTATGTTTGAGGACTATAATTTCATTGCGAAGTGATGGCTTACCTATAACTCGCGATATTTTTCCTTTACATGATTCATGTTAGTTTGcttgtggcccagtggtagagttgcaggggtgcaacctagaggtaaCGGGTTTAATTTCTAGAAACAACGACTTCTCATTTAATACGGGGGTAAGTTCTGtgtacatcttgcttgtccccGATCCCGTCCACTGTGGTGGcgttgtgcacgggagttgtgtACCTTTTTACATGCTTCATATCTATGGTTGTCCTGACTGATGTTAGTGGTTGTAATGGTTTCAAAATAGTGAGCTGATAAAATTTACATTGCACATTATTGTTCATCATGTGTATTTATACTGTCAAGATGATCCAAATACTTCAAGTATTCTATTGGACATTCTATAAGATATCACTCACTACCTCTTTCGGTGAAAAGCCAATGATGGAAAGCTAGCACATTTGGCTAAGTTTTCATACTTTCTGTGAATGTATGCCACAATGACCTCGTAGTTTGCCTTGCAACTAAAATTACTCAATGGGAATTTGGTGGTATAAATTTTCTGGTTCAAACTTACCAATTGAACAGTAGACCGAGTGAAATTAAACATCATAGTAGGGACTTCTAAAATGGTCACCTGCCACCCGTCTTGAATGCTTCATATTCCGTGTGAGTTTTACAATCACATTATCTTCTTAAACTTTTCCGTATTTCCAAAAATATGTTTATTTGTACTTTGCTAATTTATTTTGTAGTTTCCACTGGCAAGCAAGTGGCTAGTGGTAGGGTTGCAAGTAGGTCGTAGGTTCAATTCCTGTCAACGGtctctccacataatatgtgggatAAGCTCTttgtacatcttgcatgtccctgTTCTTGCCCactatgggagccttgtgcacgggtgttgtttaccttttaaagGCGAACATATGgccagtgatagagttgcagtggtgcaacctagaggtcacacaGTTTCAATTGCTGAAACAGtctttccacatattatgtaggagTAAGGTCTGCATATATTATGTCTGTCCCCAACCCTACCCACTGTGGGAGTTTCGTGCAGGCGAGTTGTTTACCATTTTCCATTTTTCCTGATGAAATGATAGTGTATATATGAGTGATTTATTGGAAGTTTATTTTATAACTTTCGAGTTTATGTTGTGGTATAGCCTTaagttttttactttctttacaGATAACTACATTGCTCACTTTCCTGCCGGTGGAAGCCAAATTGTATGGTGGCTCATGGAAAATCGAAATGAGTACTTTGACCGGGCTAAGCCTTTACTTCATCGAGTGAAGATGCTGGTTTTTCTTTCTGAATCTCAGGCCAAACAGTGGTTAACCTGGTGCAAAGAGGAAAATATTAAGCTAAGATATCAGCCTGCGGTTGTTCCGCTTTCTGTTAATGATGAACTGGCTTTTGTTTCTGGCATGTCTTGTTCCCTAAACTCCCCATCTTCTACCCCTGAGAAAATGCTGGAGAAAAGGCAGTTATTGAGAAGTTCAGTTAGAAAAGAGATGGGATTGACAGATAATGATATGCTTGTGATGTCTCTCAGTAGCATAAACCCTGGAAAGGGCCAGCTCTTGCTTCTTGAAGCAGCACACCAGATTGTTGAACAAGAACTCCACAATGATCATAAAATAAAGGTACCATTAAATTCAGGAAAAAACCAATCTTCCCTAGCAGCAAAGTATCATCTAAGAGCAGCAAAGAACCATCTAAGAGCTTTGTTAGAGAAATCGAATGATGGGGGCAAATCATTACATGAATTCCCCAATTCTGGAGAGTATTTCCACGGGTTGAATGCAGGAAAGAAGAAAGTATTAAGGTCATCGAGTCCCTTTACCTATGTTGACGACACAGATGACTTGAGCCTTGGTGGTACTCAGACAAGAAGGAAAGTGCTCTCTAGTGGTGAAGGGCAGCAGGAGCAGGCTCTTAAAATCCTTATTGGTTCAGTTGGATCCAAAAGCAATAAGGTTCCCTATGTGAAag
This genomic interval carries:
- the LOC120007519 gene encoding uncharacterized protein LOC120007519 isoform X2 — protein: MEDSIGRGDWQGNVVRQSSFRQDGSFKPTYSGKSTPKNSPPFRRLNTSRTPRRELRGSGGGVHWFRSSRLVYWLLLITLWAYLGFYVQSRWAHSEKKEGDFLGFGGKNKDKISNTETNKRRDLIANFSSLAVNNETNNKIKLGDSKRIDVNLSKNESGNSSKRKVTSKKRRRKTRRSLRNKVRSRHKAVEEVGSENAEVEEPDIPKSNTTYGLLVGPFGSTEDMILEWSPAKRSGTCDRKGAFAHLVWSRKFVLIFHELSMTGAPLSMMELATELLSCGATVSAVVLSKKGGLMTELSRRKIKVLEDKADLSFKTAMKADLVIAGSAVCASWIDNYIAHFPAGGSQIVWWLMENRNEYFDRAKPLLHRVKMLVFLSESQAKQWLTWCKEENIKLRYQPAVVPLSVNDELAFVSGMSCSLNSPSSTPEKMLEKRQLLRSSVRKEMGLTDNDMLVMSLSSINPGKGQLLLLEAAHQIVEQELHNDHKIKVPLNSGKNQSSLAAKYHLRAAKNHLRALLEKSNDGGKSLHEFPNSGEYFHGLNAGKKKVLRSSSPFTYVDDTDDLSLGGTQTRRKVLSSGEGQQEQALKILIGSVGSKSNKVPYVKEILGFLSPLSNLSKSVLWTPATTRVASLYSAADVYVINSQGLGETFGRVTIEAMAFGLPLNIHFMIALLIRS
- the LOC120007519 gene encoding uncharacterized protein LOC120007519 isoform X1 gives rise to the protein MEDSIGRGDWQGNVVRQSSFRQDGSFKPTYSGKSTPKNSPPFRRLNTSRTPRRELRGSGGGVHWFRSSRLVYWLLLITLWAYLGFYVQSRWAHSEKKEGDFLGFGGKNKDKISNTETNKRRDLIANFSSLAVNNETNNKIKLGDSKRIDVNLSKNESGNSSKRKVTSKKRRRKTRRSLRNKVRSRHKAVEEVGSENAEVEEPDIPKSNTTYGLLVGPFGSTEDMILEWSPAKRSGTCDRKGAFAHLVWSRKFVLIFHELSMTGAPLSMMELATELLSCGATVSAVVLSKKGGLMTELSRRKIKVLEDKADLSFKTAMKADLVIAGSAVCASWIDNYIAHFPAGGSQIVWWLMENRNEYFDRAKPLLHRVKMLVFLSESQAKQWLTWCKEENIKLRYQPAVVPLSVNDELAFVSGMSCSLNSPSSTPEKMLEKRQLLRSSVRKEMGLTDNDMLVMSLSSINPGKGQLLLLEAAHQIVEQELHNDHKIKVPLNSGKNQSSLAAKYHLRAAKNHLRALLEKSNDGGKSLHEFPNSGEYFHGLNAGKKKVLRSSSPFTYVDDTDDLSLGGTQTRRKVLSSGEGQQEQALKILIGSVGSKSNKVPYVKEILGFLSPLSNLSKSVLWTPATTRVASLYSAADVYVINSQGLGETFGRVTIEAMAFGLPVLGTDAGGTKEIVTHNVTGLLHPVGRPGTKVLAQNIRFLLKNPSARKQLGTEGKKKVETMYLKRHMYKKLSTVLYKCMIK